The following coding sequences are from one Halictus rubicundus isolate RS-2024b chromosome 11, iyHalRubi1_principal, whole genome shotgun sequence window:
- the LOC143359051 gene encoding uncharacterized protein LOC143359051, whose amino-acid sequence MVVMSYENETDVKMNEINESEKKRLESLKRKKESFKAKELAVQHALKNLDNKSNKNKIIFDDNIDEVLEPKIKKKAKKKKHDLFDDTVDDDEDNNEPIWDIDNFETNKKGRTVILGNDERFKIDKRFMDDDHASEKDTATENNDETDLQKEKKMQLDILENILGKPIQSGLKSKEVNKDSKIAKKQMIRYDPTESNHKEYEILPQTSEADTKKVKKRKKNKEVAENAVETAPVEVSKDIYFSVSESLTKSMKEGGQFSLLKTFGKEEVNQKEEQEYSVTTIDSKNKKFQFNFDTKNPFKYDSSDDENDNKQIELKKEESLPYVPKKTNKFFFEENDTRFNEAVTFFSKESMPDEEFKNLRQELKHIMRAKIRQNVKKRQPFGPKKKVMKQNVGRKKRN is encoded by the exons ATGGTTGTAATGAGTTATGAAAACGAGACAGATGTAAAGATGAATGAAATCAATGAATCCGAAAAAAAACGGCTCGAATCATTGAAACGAAAGAAGGAATCATTTAAAGCTAAAGAACTGGCAGTGCAACATGCACTAAAGAACTtg GATAACAAAtcgaacaaaaataaaataatatttgatgATAATATTGATGAAGTATTGGAacctaaaattaaaaaaaaagcaaaaaagAAGAAGCATGATTTGTTCGACGATACTGTTGACGATGATGAAGACAATAATGAACCAATTTGGGACATCGATAATTTTGAAACTAATAAAAAG GGACGTACTGTTATTTTAGGAAACGATGAACGATTTAAAATAGATAAACGTTTCATGGACGACGATCATGCATCGGAAAAGGATACTGCAACAGAAAACAATGATGAGACTGACTtgcagaaagaaaagaaaatgcaATTGGATATTCTTGAAAATATCCTGGGCAAACCAATTCAGAGTGGTTTAAAAAGCAAAGAAGTGAATAAGGATTCAAAGATTGCAAA gaaACAGATGATTAGATATGATCCTACAGAAAGCAACCATAAAGAGTATGAAATCCTTCCACAAACCTCTGAAGCGGATacgaaaaaagttaaaaaaagaaagaaaaacaaggAAGTCGCTGAAAATGCTGTGGAAACCGCACCTGTAGAAGTATCAaaagatatttatttttctgtatCAGAATCACTAACAAAAAGCATGAAAGAAGGAGGTCAATTTAgtttattaaaaacatttggaAAAGAAGAAGTTAACCAGAAGG AGGAGCAAGAATATAGTGTAACAACCATAGAttctaagaataaaaaattccaATTCAATTTCgacacaaagaatccatttaaATACGATTCATCCGATGATGAAAATGACAATAAACAAATCGAATTGAAGAAAGAAGAGTCACTGCCATATGTACCTAAAAAaacgaataaatttttcttcgaagAGAATGATACACGATTTAATG AGGcagtgacatttttttctaaggAATCTATGCCTGACGAGGAGTTCAAAAACCTTAGACAAGAACTGAAGCACATTATGCGCgcgaaaattcgtcaaaatgtgAAAAAACGTCAACCATTTGGACCTAAAAAGAAGGTGATGAAGCAAAACGTAGGAcgtaaaaaaagaaactaa
- the LOC143359175 gene encoding uncharacterized protein LOC143359175 translates to MSGLSEDDSSDSSNEFLVDPEKINLNSTFFRNKQRNDNSGAPENDTDDETSEDEDLEDVNQSNIELFTEVLKNLESTQKLEFNNDDIKKEQTVSDSLQQKKKGKVQVTNELNATSSNEITELLLRGETAAGSSPRKKLKQESVKLEDDVEDVEDTPEYTIPKDGVKITLPGTSIMLKRKKKGGEDWKTILRRGMRTTQVYIEKVGLLCWLAYGFYMNKQANEPELMSSVLSLMSSDKYPKSRIDLTYMERFTKWFKRLFIFEEVASSDNKRINKESLLKVLREKKISDYRELVVLYVATLRALGLHCRLVISLCPPHKVFSDNPIFKIDTKERQEKPKSQSSKAKEKTSLKSRKKEKPEETNVILNSSEAQKNANIEAKKRAAEILQSKLQSKRKKGKSDTMKESKTVEEEAKESAATKSETKTTKKIENTSNLRQLRSRKLNVSSDDNKSKKPADLISKSDGTKSKYYIEEDSTDSEAEFQPKPKVVVKRKSTDDKKKEQSSKSSKKSNKKLLSTDSESEDTNKKKNSQYLWAEVYLESEESWISANVMEEKIHCVTEIYKKAKKPVLYVVAWNSIGSIKDVTRRYCPHWLTVTRKQRVDEKWWMETLTPWKEKDSAICRAEDQMLLDKELEQPLPKTIGECKGHPLYVIARHLLKFEALYPPDCVPLGHTSTGEAIYSRHCVHTICSRETWLKKARVVKPKQEPYKIVKARPKYDKLSGMKIKDSALELFGEWQTMDYEPPEAKNGIVPRNEYGNVDLFKQCMLPKGTVHINLPGLNRIARKLNIDCASAVVGFNFGCMGAVPALEGFVVCEEYEDTLREAWESEQVEARKRAKEKREKRVYGNWRKLIRGLLIRERLAAKYDFSQEVEPTATNKRAKHKKTDMKKARISFDMDQECHPSIYNWFEKSGMISNIRTHLRQNLINALRNKDVGLKTDHPKSAKQYIYDLLIAEYLFNHNYAYTLSVFASEAPLLINFCNKTVQRSDKNEEGTTEKLQNDYVLHALETLGINPHDVKGQYVISQYIESDMPLLLCILKCITMFSYNMYNSIPIKEHVALCNESTQTKFSWLSYNAHVEKLIALKRKISLHKQIVNNKLHKREAMLKEQALHVKEHVETLNTQLQQVQNVMHSMSLKEKELEEKRQSNEQKILQKEMELVLKERLLLQEENRLQREQNDHMKLKEDLKQLQEEKKAAEMAMIQNVQNTEVQTDFAVDATQEEKIDVLTKEKEELNALIQDQQLRIEQITQRALQLSRQIEGIRALRPANEVPAQTAANTIVSESSSTEDILQDAKMRLKRLEEESLKADQYYYNFINSSP, encoded by the exons ATGAGCGGTCTTTCGGAAGATGACAGTTCTGATAGTAGCAACGAGTTTCTAGTGGATCCAGAGAAGATTAATCTAAATTCTACCTTTTTCCGGAATAAACAACGAAACGACAATTCTGGCGCGCCGGAAAATGATACAGATGACGAGACCTCCGAGGACGAGGATCTCGAGGATGTCAATCAATCCAACATCGAACTGTTTACCGAAGTTCTGAAAAATCTAGAAAGTACACAGAAACTCGAATTCAACAATGACGATATTAAGAAGGAACAAACAGTCTCCGACTCCTTGCaacaaaagaaaaaggggaAGGTACAGGTAACGAACGAACTGAACGCCACATCGTCCAATGAAATCACTGAACTTTTGCTGCGGGGAGAGACTGCTGCAGGTTCTTCTCCTAGAAAGAAGCTCAAACAAGAGTCCGTAAAGTTAGAAGACGATGTGGAAGATGTGGAAGATACTCCAGAATACACTATCCCAAAAGACGGTGTTAAGATCACTCTGCCTGGCACTAGTATCATgctaaagagaaagaaaaaaggagGCGAGGATTGGAAAACAATTCTACGAAGAGGAATGCGAACTACCCAGGTATACATAGAGAAAGTAGGTTTACTCTGCTGGCTAGCTTATGGATTCTATATGAACAAACAGGCGAATGAGCCCGAGTTGATGTCAAGTGTACTGTCTTTAATGTCGTCCGACAAGTACCCAAAGAGTAGAATCGATCTTACGTATATGGAGAGATTCACGAAATGGTTTAAACGTCTGTTCATATTTGAAGAAGTTGCAAGCAGCGATAATAAACGTATCAACAAAGAGAGTTTGTTGAAAGTACTGCGGGAGAAGAAGATCTCTGATTACAGGGAGTTGGTAGTGCTCTATGTCGCTACATTAAGAGCATTAGGCTTGCACTGTCGATTAGTTATATCTCTTTGTCCACCTCATAAGGTGTTCAGCGATAACCCGATATTTAAAATTGATACAAAGGAGCGACAGGAGAAGCCTAAGAGTCAGTCGAGTAAAGCTAAGGAGAAAACCAGTTTGAAATCGCGCAAGAAGGAGAAACCTGAAGAGACGAATGTAATTTTGAACAGTTCAGAGGCGCAGAAGAATGCAAATATAGAAGCGAAGAAGAGGGCAGCGGAGATTCTGCAGTCGAAATTGCAAAgcaaaagaaagaaagggaaatCTGATACTATGAAAGAGTCTAAGACTGTGGAAGAGGAAGCTAAAGAGTCGGCAGCTACGAAAAGCGAGACtaaaacaacaaagaaaatagaaaacacgTCTAATCTAAGGCAGCTGAGATCCAGAAAACTGAATGTTTCGTCTGATGATAATAAATCCAAGAAACCTGCAGACCTGATCTCGAAGAGCGACGGTACAAAGTCGAAATATTACATAGAAGAAGACTCCACGGACTCCGAGGCAGAATTCCAACCAAAACCGAAAGTTGTAGTAAAAAGGAAATCGACTGACGACAAGAAGAAGGAACAAAGTTCTAAGAGTAGTAAGAAAAGCAATAAAAAGTTGTTATCTACTGATAGCGAAAGCGAGGATACAAATAAGAAAAAGAACTCACAATATCTTTGGGCTGAAGTGTACCTAGAATCGGAAGAGAGTTGGATTTCTGCGAACGTGATGGAAGAGAAGATCCACTGCGTGACAGAAATATAC AAAAAAGCGAAAAAACCTGTCCTGTACGTAGTAGCATGGAACTCCATCGGTTCGATAAAGGATGTGACAAGACGTTACTGTCCCCATTGGCTAACAGTCACACGCAAGCAAAGAGTTGATGAGAAGTGGTGGATGGAAACGTTGACTCCTTGGAAGGAAAAGGACTCTGCCATCTGTAGAGCCGAAGATCAGATGCTTCTAGACAA GGAATTGGAGCAGCCATTGCCAAAAACCATTGGCGAATGCAAGGGACATCCACTGTATGTTATCGCAAGGCATCTACTGAAATTTGAGGCATTGTACCCTCCAGACTGCGTACCATTGGGACACACATCTACCGGTGAAGCCATCTACTCTCGCCACTGTGTGCACACCATCTGCTCGAGGGAAACTTGGTTGAAGAAAGCTCGAGTTGTAAAACCGAAACAGGAACCTTACAAGATAGTCAAAGCACGTCCAAAGTACGACAAG TTGTCTGGAATGAAGATCAAAGATTCAGCTTTGGAGTTGTTCGGAGAGTGGCAGACTATGGACTATGAGCCTCCAGAAGCCAAGAATGGCATCGTGCCAAGGAATGAGTATGGAAATGTGGACCTGTTTAAACAGTGCATGCTTCCAAAAGGCACTGTCCACATTAATC TTCCAGGACTGAACCGGATCGCCAGGAAGTTGAATATCGACTGTGCATCAGCTGTTGTTGGTTTCAACTTTGGTTGCATGGGCGCAGTGCCTGCACTCGAAGGATTTGTCGTTTGTGAAGAGTATGAGGACACTTTGAGAGAAGCATGGGAGTCGGAACAGGTTGAAGCCCGTAAACGGGCTAAAGAGAAACGCGAAAAGAGGGTTTATGGTAATTGGAGGAAACTGATCCGAGGTTTGCTCATTAGGGAACGATTGGCAGCTAAATACGATTTCTCGCAAGAAGTGGAGCCAACGGCTACTAACAAACGGGCGAAACACAAAAAGACTGATATGAAAAAGGCGAGAATCTCC TTCGATATGGATCAAGAATGTCATCCATCTATATACAATTG GTTTGAGAAATCTGGAATGATATCGAACATAAGAACTCATCTCCGTCAAAATTTAATTAACGCATTAAGGAACAAGGACGTTGGTTTGAAAACCGATCATCCAAAATCTGCAAAACAATACATCTATGATTTGTTGATAGCGGAGTACTTGTTCAATCACAATTATGCTTACACTCTATCGGTGTTTGCCAGTGAAGCACCCTTGCTAATTAACTTCTGTAACAAGACAGTTCAGCGGTCTGACAAGAACGAAGAAGGTACAACTGAAAAATTACAGAACGATTACGTACTCCATGCATTGGAGACGCTAGGCATCAATCCTCACGATGTGAAAGGCCAATATGTTATATCACAGTACATAGAAAGCGATATGCCGCTTCTCCTGTGCATACTAAAATGCATCACTATGTTCTCTTACAATATGTACAACAGCATACCAATAAAAGAGCATGTGGCTCTCTGCAACGAGTCCACACAAACCAAATTCTCTTGGTTGTCTTACAACGCTCATGTAGAGAAACTGATTGCGCTGAAGAGGAAAATATCTCTGCACAAACAGATAGTCAATAATAAGTTGCATAAGAGGGAAGCAATGCTGAAAGAACAAGCGTTGCACGTTAAAGAACATGTTGAGACATTGAATACTCAACTGCAGCAGGTGCAG AACGTTATGCATTCGATGAGTCTAAAGGAGAAAGAATTAGAGGAAAAGCGGCAGAGTAACGAACAAAAAATTCTGCAAAAGGAAATGGAGTTGGTGTTGAAGGAAAGATTGTTGTTACAAGAAGAAAATAG GCTGCAGAGGGAACAAAATGACCACATGAAACTGAAGGAGGATTTAAAACAATTACAAGAGGAGAAGAAAGCAGCAGAAATGGCTATGATTCAAAATGTGCAAAACACAGAGGTACAAACCGATTTTGCAGTCGATGCTACGCAAGAGGAGAAGATCGATGTTCTCACTAAAGAGAAAGAAGAATTAAATGCTCTCATACAGGACCAACAATTGAGAATAGAGCAGATAACCCAGCGTGCTCTTCAACTATCTCGACAAATAGAAGGAATACGAGCTCTAAGGCCTGCTAACGAAGTCCCAGCTCAAACAGCTGCTAACACAATTGTCAGCGAAAGCAGTTCGACAGAGGACATCCTTCAGGATGCAAAAATGAGATTGAAGCGCTTGGAGGAGGAAAGTCTGAAAGCAGATCaatattattacaattttataaatagtTCGCCATAA
- the Tho2 gene encoding THO complex subunit 2-like protein, translated as MAGKVWNSEIWKAWDKHGKNDFLKLIKHKFKEGNTTEWRRGLYELISNGIHGNIKRDSVVQTLGELMNIDGAIPSAIVDIFTLIDAEAHNEERNNFYYIVKESEKFLTDRILKERLEIDTLQDVGTLKNKSFQTKFIKVKTKLYYKQRKFNLFREESEGYSKLIVELNQERPESEVPTILEIVKSLIGYFNLDPNRVLDILLETFENRPQDDALFIPLIRSYMSDQQVLCEVLGFKYCSTVNTTPFSLQKVTALMLQHGVIKLDDILPWLVPDDRTIIKEHEQAMKQAKEYVRKLSVISTKDKEDVPEEKENPQDKYASNQKYGLCEALLQIGAWEVAQNLFNRLPEHSLTDQRPIALALCKMIQSLMEPVYRKHCIISPKLQGRRIPPLKSSLAPKPVEDLEEIHDQLLPMLIVLGPNLHHDPVLMYKIMRLCHAAIRQCPLDSNKQPVEKNNNLYYDVLTILDVALLPSLSFMDCNCCVAEELWNILKYYPYQNRYCLYARWKNDTPLQHAALLKKRADAQKKIKSIMKRVSKETIKPVGRSIGKLTHSSPGVLFDYVLIQIQLYDNLIGPVVDSLKYLTNISYDVLGYCLVEALAGADRDRFKHDGTSISLWLQSLASFCGAIFKKYNIELTGLLQYVANQLKAQKSLDLLILKEIVQKMAGIEAAEEMTSDQLDAMAGGDLLKNEAGYFSQVRNTKKSSQRLKEALAEHDLAVALCLLMAQQKHCVVYRETDKSHLKLVGKLYDQCQDTLVQFGTFLGSTMTVDEYVERLPSIHSMLQDNHIHSDVAFFLARPMFAHAINIKYDALRKADPNYKKMSTTMKQTKYAEAAQAVMAPVAQSVRPLHPLKVWEDISPQFLVTFWSLSMYDLYVPVESYQREINKLKQLAAQSADSKDVNVSKGKKEQERCTTLIEKLQDEKRKQEEHVEKVFAYLRQEKDTWFLSRSAKSAKNETITQFLQLCLFPRCTFTTVDAMYCAKFVHTIHSLKTANFSTLLCYDRLFCDITYSVTSCTENEANRYGRFLCAMLETVMRWHSEKAIFDKECSNYPGFVTKFRVSNQFSEANDMVGFENYRHVCHKWHYKITKAIVVCLDSKDYVQIRNSLIILIKILPHFPVLAKLSQILERKVEKVREEERGQRQDLHVLATSYSGQLKAKTPNMIREADFHHVGDKAGKTQDNQNSDTSEKVGDGISNKEITNGDTRIEKENKDQREKRSASNQLYHEGSEKIRKKEEGKESMEGKDKHLKKDEVKEDDPMDKKDRKYYKEEHYYNSGVDNLDRDLSSVSNSSASSGPTQDGSDRDAKRRKIETMQKEGRRTEGNLDKKERSSKSKIRDEQKELRREKKVGRKRDRADESAVTTEQKRRKDDERAKGAHQNGDMPEHREKHHYNKEKSPYTKERAHEREGREGRDKHRRSSDPKRR; from the exons ATGGCTGGTAAAGTGTGGAATTCAGAAATATGGAAAGCATGGGATAAACATGGGAAAAATGATTT CCTCAAGTTAATCAAGCACAAATTTAAGGAAGGCAACACTACAG AATGGCGAAGAGGATTGTACGAATTAATATCAAATGGAATCCATGGGAACATAAAAAGGGACAGTGTAGTTCAGACATTAGGTGAACTCATG AATATTGATGGAGCGATACCATCAGCGATAGTAGATATATTTACACTAATAGATGCAGAAGCACATaacgaagaaagaaataatttttattatattgtgAAAGAATCTGAAAAG TTTCTAACagataggatattaaaggaaCGTTTAGAAATTGATACGTTGCAAGATGTAGGAACATTAAAGAATAAAAGTTTCCAAACCAAATTCATTAAAGTGAAGACAAAATTGTA CTATAAGCAacggaaatttaatttatttagagaaGAAAGCGAAGGGTATTCTAAACTCATAGTGGAATTAAATCAGGAACGTCCAGAAAGTGAAGTACCAACGATATTGGAAATTGTTAAATCTCTTATTG GCTATTTCAATTTAGACCCCAACAGAGTACTTGACATTTTATTAGAAACTTTTGAGAATCGACCACAGGACGATGCACTTTTTATCCCTTTGATTCGTTCATACATGAGTGACCAGCAGGTACTCTGCGAAGTTTTAGGATTTAAATACTGTTCTACTGTCAACACAACCCCGTTTTCATTGCAAAAAGTCACTGCACTCATGTTACAACATGGTGTGATTAAACTAGACGATATATTGCCATGGTTAGTGCCAGATGATAGAACGATTATCAAGGAGCACGAACAAGCAATGAAACAAGCGAAAGAGTACGTTCGCAAGCTGAGTGTAATTTCTACTAAAGACAAGGAAGATGTACCAGAGGAGAAGGAGAATCCACAG GATAAGTACGCCAGCAATCAAAAGTACGGATTATGCGAGGCGCTGCTTCAAATAGGAGCGTGGGAGGTTGCACAAAACCTGTTCAACAGATTACCGGAACACAGTCTCACGGATCAGCGTCCTATTGCGTTGGCATTGTGCAAGATGATCCAATCTCTTATGGAACCCGTTTATCGCAA GCATTGTATCATATCACCAAAACTGCAAGGCAGAAGAATTCCTCCCTTGAAAAGCTCTCTCGCTCCAAAGCCAGTGGAAGACCTCGAAGAGATCCATGATCAGTTGTTGCCAATGCTGATAGTTCTTGGTCCCAATCTGCACCACGACCCCGTGTTGATGTACAAGATCATGAGGCTGTGTCATGCTGCCATAAGACAGTGTCCATTAGACTCGAACAAGCAGCCTGTCGAAAAGAACAACAACCTCTACTATGATGTATTGACCATACTAGACGTGGCGTTGTTGCCCTCGTTGTCCTTCATGGACTGCAACTGCTGCGTCGCGGAGGAGCTGTGGAACATTTTGAAGTATTATCCATATCAGAACCGATACTGCTTGTACGCTCGCTGGAAGAATGACACGCCTCTGCAGCATGCTGCTCTTCTAAAGAAAAGAGCAGATGCGCAAAAGAAGATCAAGTCCATCATGAAGAGAGTGAGCAAAGAGACCATCAAGCCCGTGGGAAGGTCAATAGGCAAGCTAACACACTCCTCGCCCGGTGTTCTATTCGATTATGTGCTCATACAGATCCAGCTGTACGATAACCTTATAG GACCCGTTGTAGATTCTTTAAAATATTTGACAAACATTTCCTATGATGTACTTGGCTACTGTCTCGTTGAAGCACTGGCTGGTGCTGATAGGGACAGGTTCAAGCATGACGGCACCAGCATATCACTCTGGCTCCAGTCCCTGGCTTCCTTCTGTGGAGCTATATTCAAAAAGTATAATATCGAACTCACTGGTCTGCTGCAGTATGTGGCGAACCAACTCAAAGCACAAAAAAG CTTAGATTTATTAATACTGAAAGAAATAGTACAAAAGATGGCAGGTATCGAGGCTGCCGAAGAGATGACTTCTGATCAGCTGGATGCTATGGCGGGTGGAGACTTACTAAAGAACGAG GCTGGTTACTTCAGTCAAGTACGTAACACGAAGAAATCCTCGCAACGATTGAAAGAAGCTTTAGCCGAGCATGATCTAGCTGTAGCATTGTGCCTGTTGATGGCACAGCAGAAACATTGTGTCGTGTATAGGGAAACAGATAAATCTCATCTTAAACTTGTTG GGAAGTTGTACGATCAGTGTCAAGACACGTTAGTTCAGTTCGGAACATTCTTGGGTTCTACGATGACTGTAGACGAATATGTGGAGAGACTCCCTTCCATACATTCTATGCTTCAGGACAATCACATACATTCTGATGTTGCATTTTTCCTCGCGAGGCCAATGTTTGCACACGCCATTAac ATTAAATATGACGCCCTACGTAAAGCCGATCCTAATTACAAGAAAATGTCCACCACGATGAAGCAAACGAAGTATGCAGAGGCCGCGCAAGCTGTGATGGCGCCTGTTGCTCAATCCGTCAGACCTCTGCATCCTCTGAAGGTTTGGGAGGATATTTCACCACAATTTCTAGTGACGTTTTGGTCCCTCTCCATGTACGATTTGTACGTTCCTGTGGAAAGCTATCAACGAGAGATTAATAAACTGAAGCAACTCGCGGCTCAGAGCGCCGATTCCAAAGACGTG AATGTTAGTAAAGGCAAAAAGGAGCAAGAGAGATGCACCACTTTAATCGAGAAATTGCAGGATGAAAAGAGAAAGCAGGAGGAGCACGTTGAAAAAGTGTTTGCATATTTGAG ACAAGAGAAAGATACATGGTTCTTATCACGAAGCGCCAAATCGGCGAAGAACGAAACAATAACGCAATTTTTGCAATTGTGTCTATTTCCACGATGTACATTTACTACTGTGGATGCCATGTACTGTGCAAAGTTCGTGCACACCATACATTCTCTAAAGACTGCAAATTTTTCGACGCTTCTATGCTATGACAGG CTTTTCTGTGATATAACATATTCAGTTACCTCATGCACCGAGAACGAGGCGAATCGTTATGGTAGATTCTTGTGCGCCATGCTCGAGACCGTAATGAGATGGCATTCCGAAAAAGCAATTTTCGACAAG GAGTGTAGCAATTATCCGGGGTTTGTAACAAAGTTCCGAGTTAGCAATCAATTTTCCGAAGCGAACGACATGGTAGGATTTGAAAATTACAGACACGTGTGTCACAAGTGGCATTACAAGATTACGAAG GCTATTGTAGTTTGTCTCGATTCCAAGGATTATGTACAAATAAGAAATTCTTTAATAATATTGATTAAAATATTGCCGCATTTCCCCGTGCTGGCCAAGTTGTCTCAAATCCTTGAACGCAAGGTGGAGAAGGTGAGGGAGGAGGAGCGTGGGCAGCGGCAGGACCTCCATGTTCTAGCTACATCGTACAGTGGCCAATTGAAAGCTAAGACACCCAACATGATTCGGGAAGCAGACTTTCACCACGTTGGAGACAAA GCTGGAAAGACACAGGATAATCAGAACAGCGATACATCCGAGAAAGTAGGTGATGGAATATCGAATAAAGAGATCACCAATGGCGACACGCGAATAGAGAAGGAAAACAAAGACCAACGTGAGAAAAGGAGCGCGTCGAATCAACTGTACCA TGAGGGGTCAGAAAAGATCCGAAAAAAGGAGGAAGGTAAAGAGAGCATGGAGGGAAAGGACAAACACCTGAAGAAAGATGAAGTCAAGGAGGATGATCCTATGGATAAAAAGGATCGAAAATACTACAAA GAGGAACATTATTACAATAGTGGGGTGGACAATTTAGACAGGGATCTTTCCAGTGTATCGAATAGCAGTGCCAGCTCCGGACCCACGCAGGATGGATCCGACAGAG ATgccaaaagaagaaaaattgaaactaTGCAAAAG GAAGGGAGACGAACGGAGGGAAATTTGGACAAAAAGGAGCGTTCGAGCAAAAGTAAAATAAGAGACGAACAGAAGGAACTGCGCAGAGAGAAGAAAGTGGGCCGAAAAAGG gatagagcagacgagtCGGCAGTCACTACCGAgcaaaagagaagaaaagatgACGAAAGAG CGAAAGGAGCACATCAAAACGGCGATATGCCCGAACACAGAGAAAAGCATCATTATAATAAG GAAAAGTCTCCCTACACAAAGGAACGTGCTCATGAACGGGAGGGCCGCGAAGGCAGAGACAAACA TAGGAGAAGTTCGGATCCCAAACGAAGATGA
- the Rpl31 gene encoding ribosomal protein L31, whose translation MTKTTENKGMSAINEVVTREYTVNLHKRLHGVGFKKRAPRAIKEVRKFAEKQMGTPDVRIDTRLNKQLWSKGIRNVPFRVRVRLSRRRNDDEDSPNKLYTLVTYIPVASFKGLQTENVDASQD comes from the exons ATGACGAAGACAACGGAGAACAAGGGAATGAGCGCTATCAATGAGGTAGTGACTCGTGAATACACGGTGAACCTTCACAAACGCCTTCATGGTGTAGGATTCAAAAAGCGTGCTCCACGAGCAATCAAGGAGGTCCGTAAGTTTGCTGAGAAACAAATGGGAACTCCAGATGTGAGGATCGACACACGCCTGAACAAGCAACTGTGGTCTAAAGGAATTAG GAATGTACCATTCAGAGTACGTGTACGACTAAGTAGAAGAAGGAATGACGACGAAGATTCCCCCAACAAATTGTACACCCTCGTTACGTACATACCAGTTGCTAGCTTCAAAGGTTTACAAACAGAGAATGTTGATGCCAGTCAAGATTGA